In a genomic window of Streptomyces pristinaespiralis:
- a CDS encoding DUF6372 family protein, translated as MDRPQFPVLYQRQRFIFFWTRQAPDECECRIYHAVPVWCSCANKAEPGLEMRIIRTPYLQGNAQPEVSAPLRLREPCYAAVEVLSEESRSSTA; from the coding sequence ATGGACAGGCCTCAGTTCCCCGTGCTGTATCAGCGGCAGCGGTTCATCTTCTTCTGGACCCGGCAGGCGCCGGACGAGTGCGAGTGCCGGATCTACCACGCGGTTCCCGTCTGGTGCAGCTGCGCCAACAAGGCTGAGCCAGGCCTGGAAATGCGCATCATCCGCACCCCGTACCTGCAGGGCAACGCGCAGCCGGAGGTCAGTGCCCCGCTGCGGCTGCGCGAGCCATGCTACGCCGCGGTGGAGGTGCTGTCCGAGGAGTCGCGGTCGTCGACGGCATGA
- a CDS encoding IS5 family transposase (programmed frameshift), which produces MGKRQSRPWIVSDELWSLIEPLLPEQPPKQVEGRPRVPDRQALCGILFVLHTGIQWEYLPQELGFGSGMTCWRRLAAWNEAGVWDQLHQLLLNKLRSKNQLDWSRAVIHSSHVRAARKGPKSGPSPVDRARPGSKHHIITEGQGIPLAVSLTGGNRNDVTQLLPLLDKIPAVAGVVGQPRRRPDMLFADRGYDHDKYRRLLRERGIRPAIAERGQPHGTGLGTFRWVVERTISWLHGFRRLRIRWERRDDIHEAFLGIAVCLITHRHVQRLC; this is translated from the exons ATGGGGAAGCGTCAGTCGCGGCCGTGGATCGTGTCGGACGAACTGTGGTCGCTCATCGAACCGTTGCTGCCCGAGCAGCCGCCGAAGCAAGTCGAGGGACGGCCGCGAGTGCCCGACCGGCAGGCCCTGTGCGGCATTCTGTTCGTCCTGCACACCGGCATCCAGTGGGAGTACCTGCCCCAGGAGCTGGGCTTCGGCTCGGGCATGACCTGCTGGCGGCGCCTTGCGGCCTGGAACGAGGCCGGCGTGTGGGACCAGCTGCACCAGCTGCTGCTGAACAAGCTGCGATCGAAGAACCAGCTGGACTGGTCGCGGGCGGTGATCCATTCCTCCCACGTCCGGGCCGCACGCA AGGGGCCCAAAAGCGGCCCCAGCCCGGTCGACCGCGCACGCCCGGGCAGCAAGCACCACATCATCACCGAAGGCCAGGGGATCCCGCTCGCGGTGTCGTTGACCGGCGGAAACCGCAACGACGTCACCCAGCTGCTGCCGCTGTTGGACAAGATCCCGGCAGTGGCCGGAGTCGTGGGCCAGCCGCGCAGGCGGCCCGACATGCTCTTCGCCGACCGCGGCTACGACCACGACAAGTACCGCCGGCTCCTGCGCGAGCGCGGCATCCGTCCCGCAATCGCCGAACGGGGCCAGCCACACGGCACCGGCCTGGGCACCTTCCGGTGGGTCGTCGAGCGGACGATCTCCTGGCTGCACGGCTTCCGCCGCCTGCGCATCCGCTGGGAACGACGCGACGACATCCACGAAGCCTTCCTTGGCATCGCCGTCTGCCTGATCACCCACCGCCACGTCCAGAGGCTTTGTTAG
- a CDS encoding DnaB-like helicase C-terminal domain-containing protein → MPGTGHEPALPAGGPPAIAAPRTPRRLAALAQALDTVLPTTAPTGETTTPTPLMGLSTGIRALDDVLGGLQPGRFYLVAAAPGAGSSLIATTAARTSALDQHQPVLYAASGLTRADIAARIVAAHLPVDYRRLRAGRLTPTEQDDTAALHHHLAQAPLYIDDGTDLTTDAITESVPDLPGLALVVVDRLQTTEDPRLPLSGPAQITDAAQALVHLARTHEFPVLAAVDTDDPQVIAALSLDITVTLTRDADQIHATVTERDLGPQATLTLHADLAHARITDPYASPVTLTSTPQTPPTTPPQDPAPTPQTPLQAPTSPSPDPMATQPAPTAHTAAPRRPSPRRTTASPSPQGGYANRDYSYFTGMITRAVDEALHDCDGDLTAATEALVKKAVPNAMALFEATRVGGNYEHTVYPETLEFLRKKTKDGADEIWEGRHNWTNTHLTEELKNGTHPPITVNALDTNASFLSAFKTHLPIGALIHDPHGGFDPKRSGIYRLPTRPTWHHPDLPDPIGNRREDGPVLLDDATIRLLIRCARLGLCEAPHITECWTSGTSEGLLEKFRRVLTEARTNALETDDTVTVEYIKAMYSKFTSTIGESSVNRDIRRPDWMHIIRSQAFANLWYKSHRAHSNGLTVVRVRGTDELHVTGDWRTVFTEGRLTTQMKQKDQYTLPRKSAR, encoded by the coding sequence ATGCCCGGCACCGGCCACGAGCCCGCCCTCCCGGCCGGCGGCCCACCAGCCATCGCTGCGCCGCGCACCCCGCGACGCCTGGCCGCACTCGCCCAAGCCCTCGACACCGTCCTCCCGACCACCGCCCCCACCGGTGAAACCACCACGCCCACGCCTCTGATGGGCCTGTCGACCGGCATCCGCGCCCTGGACGACGTCCTCGGCGGACTCCAGCCCGGCCGCTTCTACCTCGTCGCCGCCGCCCCGGGCGCCGGATCCAGCCTGATCGCCACCACCGCCGCCCGCACCAGCGCCCTCGACCAGCACCAGCCCGTCCTGTACGCCGCCTCCGGACTCACCCGCGCCGACATCGCCGCACGCATCGTCGCCGCGCACCTGCCCGTCGACTACCGCCGCCTGCGAGCCGGCCGCCTCACCCCCACCGAACAGGACGACACCGCAGCCCTCCACCACCACCTGGCCCAAGCCCCGCTCTACATCGACGACGGCACCGACCTGACCACCGACGCGATCACCGAAAGCGTCCCGGACCTGCCGGGCCTGGCCCTTGTCGTGGTCGACCGCCTGCAGACCACCGAGGACCCCCGGCTGCCGCTGTCCGGCCCGGCCCAGATCACCGACGCCGCCCAGGCACTCGTCCACCTGGCCCGCACGCACGAATTCCCGGTCCTCGCTGCCGTCGACACCGACGACCCCCAGGTGATCGCCGCGCTCAGCCTCGACATCACCGTCACTCTGACCCGCGACGCCGACCAGATCCACGCCACCGTCACCGAGCGCGACCTCGGCCCGCAGGCCACCCTCACCCTCCACGCCGACCTCGCCCACGCCCGCATCACCGACCCCTACGCCAGTCCCGTCACCCTCACTTCAACACCCCAAACGCCCCCGACTACGCCCCCGCAAGACCCCGCACCGACCCCGCAGACGCCTCTCCAAGCCCCCACCAGCCCATCCCCGGACCCCATGGCCACCCAGCCCGCCCCGACGGCCCACACCGCCGCCCCACGCAGGCCATCACCCCGCCGCACCACCGCCTCACCCTCGCCCCAAGGCGGCTACGCAAACCGGGACTACAGCTACTTCACCGGCATGATCACCCGCGCCGTCGACGAAGCCCTCCATGACTGCGACGGCGACCTCACCGCCGCGACCGAAGCCCTGGTGAAAAAGGCCGTACCGAACGCAATGGCTCTGTTCGAAGCGACCCGCGTCGGCGGAAATTACGAACACACCGTCTACCCGGAAACCCTCGAATTCCTCCGGAAGAAAACCAAGGACGGCGCCGACGAAATCTGGGAAGGCCGCCACAACTGGACCAACACCCACCTCACGGAAGAACTCAAAAACGGCACCCACCCCCCGATCACCGTCAACGCCCTCGACACCAACGCCAGCTTCCTGTCCGCCTTCAAGACCCACCTGCCCATCGGCGCCCTCATCCACGACCCCCACGGCGGCTTCGACCCCAAACGCTCCGGCATCTACCGCCTCCCCACCCGTCCCACCTGGCACCACCCCGACCTGCCCGACCCCATCGGCAACCGCCGCGAAGACGGCCCCGTCCTCCTCGACGACGCCACCATCCGCCTCCTCATCCGCTGCGCCCGCCTCGGACTGTGCGAGGCCCCACACATCACCGAATGCTGGACCTCCGGCACCAGCGAAGGCCTCCTGGAAAAATTCCGCCGCGTCCTGACCGAGGCCCGCACCAACGCCCTCGAAACCGACGACACGGTCACCGTCGAATACATCAAAGCCATGTACTCGAAATTCACCTCAACCATCGGAGAATCAAGCGTCAACCGCGACATCCGCCGACCCGACTGGATGCACATCATCCGCTCCCAGGCATTCGCCAACCTCTGGTACAAATCCCACCGCGCCCACAGCAACGGCCTGACCGTCGTCCGCGTCCGCGGCACCGACGAACTCCACGTCACCGGCGACTGGCGCACCGTATTCACCGAAGGCCGCCTCACCACCCAGATGAAACAAAAAGACCAATACACCCTGCCGAGGAAGAGCGCCCGATAG